One stretch of Daphnia pulicaria isolate SC F1-1A chromosome 6, SC_F0-13Bv2, whole genome shotgun sequence DNA includes these proteins:
- the LOC124342874 gene encoding MRG/MORF4L-binding protein-like, giving the protein MAVKEKTEGNEETLEAAEVEWGTVDNELQLLQILCGTRPIGISKYFQMACIVEKLAMNLNKEVTSKGVWDHLASLYDLKKLDEHEKIPFPNEEMDFVLSTDEYGELMDSKFKDAESKKVIKKEKEEVKKEKVPETPQPIEKKAVKRTRASTAPSPGTLQITPKRRRI; this is encoded by the exons ATGGCcgtcaaagaaaaaactgaaGGAAACGAAGAGACTTTGGAGGCTGCAGAAGTGGAATGGGGTACCGTCGATAACGAATTGCAGCTGTTACAAATTCTGTGTGGCACCAGACCCATAG gAATTAGTAAATACTTTCAAATGGCCTGCATCGTAGAAAAACTGGCAATGAATCTGAACAAAGAAGTCACTTCCAAAGGTGTTTGGGATCACCTGGCAAGCTTGTACGATCTCAAGAAACTG GATGAGCACGAGAAAATTCCTTTCCCCAATGAAGAAATGGACTTTGTCCTTTCCACTGATGAGTATGGCGAATTGATGGATAGCAAATTCAAGGATGCTGAATCCAAGAAAgtgataaaaaaggaaaaggaagaagttaagaaggaaaaagttcCTGAAACACCCCAGCCAATTGAAAAGAAAGCTGTGAAAAGAACAAGAGCCAGCACTGCTCCAAGCCCTGGAACACTGCAAATCACTCCAAAACGTCgacgaatttga
- the LOC124342668 gene encoding tRNA dimethylallyltransferase-like gives MAAVGLSRTTTRLLNSRLPVIVVCGATGTGKSKLALELAVKYGGEIISADSMQIYQGLDIITNKVTLEERQLVPHHLIDCASPLTRWTVVDFQRKSLAVIDDLLLNGRVPVIVGGTHYYIESLLWKVLLDGDHKSGRDQTTTTTLLYERDEQLRRQRSPPSTQTAQTLDDGDDNDELLLKLLPLGEVGSDAKALEHLSSARLHQLLRKVDPVMADTIHPNNRRKIFRSLQAWQQHGRPHSELLRSQRDSEGGSTLGGPLRYDADRTLIFWVQCQQEVLDRRLDARVDDMMSRGLVAELAHFHHLYNERRLQDEIKEADYTIGIFQSIGLKEFHEFLVLPSSEQTTQKGRRLLDQGVEALRSRTRRYARKQTKWIVKRFLEQPDRQVPPVYGLDATDVTEWNEKVRDVAFRIVDSFGSGEEQTGDGSECRPKPLAVAETTTREEQTSFHCPLCEKVTVGQRQWQEHLGSNRHRKLVKRAAASEDGLDQQSKARRRQPRSAKTDRADEKDETNAGGSQEVALTSAQAVQEEQQQPQLPSLQIDQQTS, from the exons ATGGCGGCCGTGGGGTTGTCAAGAACCACCACGAGACTTTTAAATTCTCGTTTGCCGGTGATTGTCGTGTGTGGGGCAACCGGCACTGGGAAATCGAAACTCGCTCTAGAATTGGCAGTGAAATATGGAGGTGAAATCATTAGTGCCGATTCTATGCAG ATCTACCAAGGGCTGGACATAATCACGAATAAAGTCACGTTGGAAGAGCGGCAGCTCGTCCCCCATCATCTCATCGATTGCGCCTCACCCTTGACCCGCTGGACCGTCGTGGACTTTCAACGCAAATCGTTGGCTGTT ATTGACGACTTGCTGCTCAACGGACGGGTGCCGGTCATCGTTGGCGGGACTCACTACTATATCGAGTCGTTACTATGGAAAGTGTTGCTGGACGGTGACCACAAGTCCGGCCGGGaccagacgacgacgacgactttgCTTTACGAACGAGACGAGCAGCTGCGACGGCAACGGTCGCCGCCGTCCACTCAGACGGCCCAGACGCTCGACGACGGGGACGATAATGACGAGctacttttgaaattattacCGTTGGGCGAGGTGGGATCGGACGCCAAGGCGCTGGAGCATTTGAGCAGCGCCAGACTTCACCAGCTGTTGAGGAAGGTCGATCCCGTTATGGCCGACACTATACACCCGAATAACAGACGGAAAATCTTCAG GTCCCTGCAAGCGTGGCAACAGCACGGCCGACCCCACAGTGAGCTGCTCCGGTCGCAACGGGACTCTGAGGGAGGCTCGACGCTGGGAGGTCCCCTCCGCTACGACGCCGACCGAACGCTCATCTTCTGGGTCCAATGTCAACAg GAGGTGCTGGACCGTCGACTCGATGCCCGTGTGGATGACATGATGTCTCGCGGCCTTGTAGCCGAATTGGCCCATTTCCACCACCTTTACAACGAACGGCGCCTACAGGATGAAATCAA ggaaGCGGATTACACCATCGGCATTTTCCAGTCGATCGGGCTGAAGGAGTTTCACGAATTTCTggtgctgccatctagcgagCAGACGACTCAAAAGGGACGGCGTCTCCTCGACCAGGGCGTGGAGGCCCTGAGAAGCCGCACCAGACGCTACGCCCGTAAACAGACGAAATGGATCGTCAAGCGTTTCCTTGAGCAACCCGATCGCCAG gTGCCTCCGGTGTACGGACTGGATGCCACGGATGTGACCGAGTGGAATGAGAAGGTCCGCGACGTGGCTTTCCGGATTGTCGACTCTTTTGGCTCCGGCGAGGAGCAAACGGGAGACGGGAGCGAGTGCCGGCCCAAGCCGCTGGCCGTCGCCGAGACGACGACGCGGGAAGAGCAAACGTCCTTTCACTGCCCGCTCTGCGAAAAGGTGACGGTCGGCCAGCGCCAGTGGCAAGAACACCTCGGCAGTAACCGACACCGCAAACTGGTCAAACGGGCAGCGGCCAGCGAAGACGGCCTCGACCAGCAGTCCAAAGCTAGACGACGCCAACCAAGGAGCGCCAAGACGGACCGAGCTGACGAAAAAGACGAAACAAACGCGGGCGGATCGCAGGAGGTGGCTTTGACATCCGCTCAGGCTGTCCAGgaggaacagcagcagccacaacTACCATCACTACAAATAGATCAGCAGACCTCTTAA